The Thermus albus genome segment TTCTCCCCCAGGATCACCGTGATGTGGCTGGTCTTCTTCTTGATGATGTCCGCCCGGCCCCGGGCCCGGGGAAGCACCCTTTTTAGGGCCGGCCCCTCGTCCACAAAGGCCGCCTTCACAAAAAGCCTATCCTCCAGCATGTCGTGGTTGTTGACCGCGTTGGCGGCGGCGGACTCCAGCACCTTGGCCACGTAATAGGCCCCCCGCTTGGGGGTGTAGCGCAGGATGGCGCGGGCCTCCTCGAGGCTCTTCCCCCGGATCAGGTCCACCACCAACCGGACCTTCCTGGGGGAGATGCGCACGTAACGGGCAATGGCTTTCGCTTCCATGGCTACTTCTTCTTGGTGGCCTTAGCCTCTTTGCCATGCCCCCGGTAGGTGCGGGTGGGGGCGAACTCTCCCAGCTTGTGCCCCACCATGTTCTCGGTGATGTAGACGGGCACGTGCTGCTTGCCGTTGTAGACCGCAATGGTATGGCCCACCATCTCGGGGACGATGGTGGAGCGGCGGCTCCAGGTCTTGATGAGCCGCTTTTCCCCCTTGGCGTTCAGCTCCAGCACCTTCTCCAAGAGGTGTTCGTCAACGAATACGCCCTTCTTCAAGCTACGCGGCATGGCTCACCTCACTTCTTGCGCCGGGCGATGATGAAGCGGCTGGAGGGCTTCCGCCGCTTCCTGGTCTTAAGGCCCTTGGTCTGCCAGCCCCAGGGGGAAGCGGGGGGCCGGCCCCGGGGTGCCCGGCCCTCACCACCGCCGTGGGGGTGGTCCACCGGGTTCATGGCGGCACCCCGCACGTGGGGCTTGCGGCCCAGCCAACGGGTGCGGCCCGCCTTGCCCAGGACGATGTTCTTGTGGTCGGCGTTGCCCACAGCCCCGATGGTGGCGTAGCACTCCCCGTGCACCTTCCTAAGTTCCCCGGAAGGCAGGCGCAGAATCACGTAATCCCCTTCCCGGCCCTGGATCTGGGTGCTGGTACCAGCGGAACGGGCCAGCTTAGCCCCTTTCTTGGGCTCCAACTCCACCGCATGCACCACGGTACCCACAGGGATGAAGCGAAGGGGGAGGGCGTTGCCCACCCCTATAGGGGCATCCGGCCCCGCCACCACCTGCTGGCCCACCTGCAGGCCATCGGGGGCGATAATGTAGCGCTTTTCCCCGTCCACGTAGTGCAAGAGGGCGATGCGGGCCGAGCGGTTGGGGTCGTACTCGATGGCCGCCACCTTGGCGGGGATGCCTGCCTTATCCCAGCGCTTGAAGTCAATGATCCGGTAAAGCCGCTTGTGGCCGCCCCCGCGGAAGCGCACGGTGATGCGCCCCTGGTTGTTCCGCCCCCCCGTCTTCTTCAGGGGCTTGACCAAAGACTTCTCCGGCTCCGTTTTGGTGATCTCGGAGAAGTCCGCCACCGTCATGAAGCGGCGGCTTGGGGTGTAGGGTTTGAACTTCTTTACTGCCATCCTCTATGCCTCCCTTGCCGGATCGGGGCCGGGCCCCCCTCCCGGCTTAGGTCTAGATGAGGCCCTCCAAGGCCTCAATCTTCTGCCCGGCAGCCACCTGCACGATGGCCTTCTTGCGGTCGGGGCGCTTGCCCAGGTAACGGCCCAGGCGCTTTTTCTTTCCCCGCACCGTCATGGTGTTCACCCCCACCACCTTGACCTTAAAGGCCGCCTCCACGGCGTTTTTAATCTCCGTTTTGGTGGCCTTGGGGTGGACCCAGAAGGTGTACTTGCCCTCGGCGAAGCCAGCATAGGCCTTTTCGGAAAGCACCGGGGCCAGGATCACGTCAAAGGCGGTCTTCATGCCTCACCCCCCATGCGGGCCTGGAAGGCTTCCCAGGCCGCCAGGTCCATGACCAGGCGTCCGGTGCGCAGGATGTCGTAGACGTTGAGCCCTTCCGGGGCCAGGGTTACCACCCAAGGGAGGTTGCGGGCCGCCCGGCGCACCACCTCGTTGGCCGTCACCAGGAGGACGCTTTCCGCGCCGTCCAGCCCCGCAACCTTGGCCCAGGCCAAAAACTCCTTGGTCTTGCCGTTCACGCCGGGGAAGTCCTCCACCAAAAGGAGCTTGCCCTCCCTGGCCCGGTCGGCCACCGCCATGGCCAGGCCCGCCTGCCGCACCTTCTTGGGCAAGGTGTAGCTGTAGTCCCGGGGCTTGGGGCCAAAAACCACCCCACCCCCCACGAAGATGGGGGCCCCTATATCCCCGTGGCGGGCCCGGCCCGTGTGCTTCTGGGGGTAGATCTTGCGGCTGGAGTAGGCCACCTCACCCCGGGTCTTGGTGCTGGCGGTACCCCGGCGCCTTTTCGCCAGCTGCCAGCGCACCACCTCCCAAAGGAGATGGGGATTGATCTCCTGGGGAAGGTCAGCGGAAAGCTCCCG includes the following:
- the rplD gene encoding 50S ribosomal protein L4 is translated as MVYQIPVLSSSGKRELSADLPQEINPHLLWEVVRWQLAKRRRGTASTKTRGEVAYSSRKIYPQKHTGRARHGDIGAPIFVGGGVVFGPKPRDYSYTLPKKVRQAGLAMAVADRAREGKLLLVEDFPGVNGKTKEFLAWAKVAGLDGAESVLLVTANEVVRRAARNLPWVVTLAPEGLNVYDILRTGRLVMDLAAWEAFQARMGGEA
- a CDS encoding 50S ribosomal protein L23, with protein sequence MKTAFDVILAPVLSEKAYAGFAEGKYTFWVHPKATKTEIKNAVEAAFKVKVVGVNTMTVRGKKKRLGRYLGKRPDRKKAIVQVAAGQKIEALEGLI
- the rpsS gene encoding 30S ribosomal protein S19; this translates as MPRSLKKGVFVDEHLLEKVLELNAKGEKRLIKTWSRRSTIVPEMVGHTIAVYNGKQHVPVYITENMVGHKLGEFAPTRTYRGHGKEAKATKKK
- the rplB gene encoding 50S ribosomal protein L2, with protein sequence MAVKKFKPYTPSRRFMTVADFSEITKTEPEKSLVKPLKKTGGRNNQGRITVRFRGGGHKRLYRIIDFKRWDKAGIPAKVAAIEYDPNRSARIALLHYVDGEKRYIIAPDGLQVGQQVVAGPDAPIGVGNALPLRFIPVGTVVHAVELEPKKGAKLARSAGTSTQIQGREGDYVILRLPSGELRKVHGECYATIGAVGNADHKNIVLGKAGRTRWLGRKPHVRGAAMNPVDHPHGGGEGRAPRGRPPASPWGWQTKGLKTRKRRKPSSRFIIARRKK
- the rplV gene encoding 50S ribosomal protein L22, which produces MEAKAIARYVRISPRKVRLVVDLIRGKSLEEARAILRYTPKRGAYYVAKVLESAAANAVNNHDMLEDRLFVKAAFVDEGPALKRVLPRARGRADIIKKKTSHITVILGEKHGK